Proteins encoded within one genomic window of Syntrophorhabdales bacterium:
- a CDS encoding class I SAM-dependent methyltransferase, with amino-acid sequence MLDGRVLRVVSKPAVESLSAFLHSPIARHFVDRGDLIDSKIAKEIDATSLFRQLGENGSGCDDSEAALVLEHPLTEFPSYPHEWPAEMLHAAAQLTLEIGEAFLGEGIGLKDADPRNILFRGPHPVFVDVLSFEKRDPGDPVWLPYAQFVRRFLLPLAVNRRFGVPQSLPALTGDDGLRPQDVYPLLSCATKFLPPFFTLVTVPVWLSRMVARKNTSIYRRNRRDGIERSQFVLRSLFGRLCKLTRKLTPVQAESDWSSYTGSNSYSPEDFSAKTSFVERALDEARPKKVLDIGCNTGYFSAIAARQGARVVGIDSDPVVVGQTWHHARKEDLDILPLVVNIANPTPPLGWCNRESASFLERSLGVFDVVMMLAVVHHVMVTGQIPLREIAALAAELTKDLLLIEYVGPEDRLFRSLTLGRDHLYAGLTREAFESFFLARFDIMHNLRLGSSTRSLYVMKKKR; translated from the coding sequence GTGCTTGACGGACGTGTTTTGCGCGTCGTCTCAAAGCCTGCCGTTGAGAGCTTGAGTGCCTTTCTTCATTCTCCGATCGCTCGACACTTCGTAGATCGCGGAGACCTCATAGACAGCAAGATAGCCAAAGAAATAGATGCAACGAGTCTTTTCCGTCAACTCGGAGAGAATGGCTCCGGCTGTGATGATTCTGAAGCTGCGCTTGTCCTGGAGCATCCGCTCACAGAGTTCCCTTCCTATCCTCACGAATGGCCCGCTGAGATGCTCCATGCGGCAGCGCAGTTAACGCTTGAAATTGGAGAAGCCTTTCTCGGTGAAGGGATCGGCCTCAAGGATGCCGACCCTCGCAATATTCTCTTTCGTGGACCCCATCCAGTATTTGTCGATGTGCTCTCCTTTGAAAAGAGGGACCCTGGAGACCCGGTGTGGCTACCCTATGCCCAGTTTGTTCGCAGGTTTCTTTTGCCTCTGGCTGTAAACAGGCGTTTTGGTGTTCCGCAGAGTCTTCCGGCTCTCACCGGAGATGATGGCCTTCGGCCGCAGGACGTGTATCCGCTGCTAAGCTGTGCCACAAAGTTTCTCCCTCCCTTTTTTACACTTGTTACTGTTCCGGTCTGGCTTTCGAGAATGGTGGCCCGAAAAAATACGTCTATCTATCGGAGGAATCGGCGGGACGGCATCGAGAGAAGCCAATTCGTTTTGCGATCGCTCTTTGGACGCTTATGCAAGCTGACCAGAAAGCTTACGCCTGTACAGGCTGAATCGGACTGGTCGTCTTATACGGGTTCGAACAGTTACTCCCCTGAAGATTTTTCAGCGAAAACGTCATTCGTAGAAAGAGCCCTTGACGAAGCACGCCCGAAGAAGGTTCTCGACATCGGGTGCAACACGGGGTATTTCAGTGCGATTGCGGCGAGGCAAGGTGCCCGTGTGGTAGGTATCGACAGCGATCCCGTGGTAGTTGGACAGACCTGGCACCATGCCAGGAAAGAAGACCTGGATATCCTGCCTCTGGTAGTCAATATAGCCAACCCGACGCCCCCTCTCGGTTGGTGCAACCGGGAATCCGCCTCGTTTCTTGAGCGCTCCCTTGGTGTCTTTGATGTGGTCATGATGCTTGCGGTCGTGCATCATGTGATGGTGACCGGGCAGATACCTCTCCGTGAAATAGCGGCACTCGCAGCAGAACTCACGAAGGACCTGCTGCTCATCGAATACGTCGGACCCGAGGACCGGCTTTTTCGGAGCCTTACGCTGGGACGTGATCACCTCTACGCGGGTCTCACGCGGGAGGCATTTGAATCCTTTTTTCTAGCCCGCTTCGACATCATGCACAACCTGCGTCTGGGGAGCAGCACCCGTTCCCTTTACGTGATGAAAAAGAAAAGATAG
- a CDS encoding uroporphyrinogen decarboxylase family protein, with translation MEKQWAAMSPIERRAARFETWLSPQGVQFQNPEAEATYKAAVLRFKDAVGMEKTPDRVPILLLSTFMPSYLYGVTAHEAMYDTDKLVAAHKKFLQEFRPDYYVTPALIGAGKIFEILQYKQYKWPGHGISKESAYQAVEGEYMLPEDYEALIDDPSDFWIRRWMPRAFGALEPLRNLAPFTDCWEIVLVSLHMIPFGVPQVQNALKALIDAGNEAMAFIQKIGAFETEAKAMGFPSCVGGATKAPFDIIGDTLRGTRAMTLDMYRRPDMILKAVERFTPLAIKQGVAGATMNGCPVVFIPLHKGADGFMSDEQFRTFYWPTLKAVLLGLVEEGCVPFCFCEGSYNTRLEYLAELPKGSCLWIFDRTDMARVKELLGSKICVGGNVSSGMILTGTPEKVKAYCKGLIDVVGKGGGYIMSLGTSMDEGKADTIHAMVDYTKEYGVYR, from the coding sequence ATGGAGAAGCAATGGGCAGCGATGTCACCCATAGAGAGACGGGCAGCGCGATTTGAGACATGGCTTTCCCCGCAAGGCGTTCAGTTCCAGAATCCCGAGGCTGAGGCTACCTACAAAGCGGCTGTGCTGAGATTCAAAGATGCTGTAGGTATGGAGAAGACGCCGGACAGGGTGCCAATATTGCTTCTCAGCACCTTCATGCCTTCGTACCTTTACGGCGTAACCGCGCATGAGGCAATGTACGATACAGACAAGCTGGTCGCGGCCCATAAGAAATTTCTGCAGGAGTTCAGGCCCGATTACTACGTAACCCCTGCCCTCATCGGTGCAGGAAAGATTTTTGAGATCCTGCAGTATAAGCAATACAAATGGCCGGGCCACGGCATATCAAAGGAGTCAGCCTACCAGGCCGTTGAAGGCGAGTATATGCTTCCCGAGGACTATGAGGCACTGATCGATGATCCATCAGATTTCTGGATACGACGCTGGATGCCCCGCGCTTTCGGGGCACTGGAGCCTCTGAGGAATTTAGCCCCATTCACGGACTGTTGGGAAATAGTACTCGTCTCGCTGCACATGATCCCCTTCGGCGTTCCTCAGGTCCAGAATGCTCTGAAAGCGCTGATCGATGCGGGAAATGAAGCCATGGCTTTCATCCAGAAAATCGGGGCCTTTGAGACAGAAGCCAAAGCCATGGGTTTCCCCAGCTGTGTAGGAGGAGCGACAAAAGCGCCGTTCGATATAATCGGCGACACGTTGAGAGGCACGCGGGCCATGACGCTCGACATGTACAGGCGGCCCGATATGATCCTGAAAGCAGTCGAACGCTTTACCCCTCTCGCAATAAAACAGGGAGTGGCGGGTGCAACCATGAATGGCTGTCCCGTCGTGTTCATCCCTTTGCACAAGGGTGCTGATGGGTTCATGTCCGACGAACAGTTCCGCACTTTTTATTGGCCGACGCTCAAGGCAGTACTTCTAGGGCTTGTAGAGGAGGGGTGCGTGCCTTTCTGTTTTTGCGAGGGTTCCTACAACACGCGGCTTGAATATCTTGCGGAGTTGCCCAAAGGCTCGTGCTTGTGGATTTTCGACAGAACCGATATGGCGCGGGTGAAAGAACTTCTCGGCAGTAAGATCTGCGTTGGGGGGAACGTATCCTCTGGAATGATCCTTACAGGGACCCCGGAGAAGGTAAAGGCATATTGCAAGGGTCTCATTGACGTGGTGGGAAAAGGCGGCGGCTATATCATGTCCTTGGGGACATCGATGGATGAAGGAAAGGCAGATACCATTCACGCCATGGTAGACTACACAAAAGAGTACGGCGTGTATAGATAG
- a CDS encoding amidohydrolase family protein, producing the protein MKKRYPLLIDGYSHVAPPKYRELLRKAAPKECAYMVDTFPPLYDMEARFRIMDKYEGLVQVITPSWPSVELAAPKQSVELSKALNDEMAELVTKYPDRFPAAVACLPMNDMHAALKEADRAITELRMRGVLIYTPVNDKPLDSPEFIPLYEKMSQYNLPLVIHPMRNPDYPDYRTETESKYRIFNTFGWVYETTAAMTRLIFSGILEKFPNIKFLTHHCGGMVPYLAERIRQFQDLGEMRWGQKYFQGLTKAPLDYYKMFYADTALYGNTPALMCGHAFFGADHLLFGIDMPLGDMEFGNRNYRQTINAIEEMNITDEDKTKIYEENARKFYRLPV; encoded by the coding sequence ATGAAGAAGAGATACCCCTTGCTGATCGACGGCTATTCCCACGTGGCACCCCCGAAGTACCGCGAGCTTCTGCGCAAAGCAGCTCCCAAGGAGTGCGCCTACATGGTCGACACCTTCCCGCCGCTCTACGACATGGAGGCGCGGTTCCGGATAATGGACAAATACGAAGGTCTTGTTCAGGTAATCACCCCCTCCTGGCCGTCGGTTGAACTGGCAGCCCCGAAGCAATCGGTGGAACTCTCCAAGGCGTTAAATGATGAGATGGCCGAACTGGTCACCAAGTACCCCGACCGATTCCCTGCTGCCGTCGCCTGTTTGCCGATGAACGACATGCACGCTGCCCTGAAAGAAGCTGATCGGGCCATTACCGAGCTCCGGATGAGGGGCGTCCTTATTTACACCCCTGTAAACGATAAGCCTCTCGATTCACCCGAGTTCATTCCCCTTTACGAAAAGATGTCTCAGTACAACCTTCCCCTGGTGATTCATCCCATGAGGAATCCTGACTATCCTGATTACAGGACGGAAACAGAATCTAAGTACAGAATCTTTAATACGTTCGGCTGGGTGTACGAAACCACCGCGGCCATGACGCGCTTGATTTTCAGCGGGATACTGGAAAAATTTCCCAACATAAAATTCCTCACTCACCATTGCGGCGGCATGGTGCCCTATCTCGCGGAAAGAATACGCCAGTTCCAGGATCTCGGGGAGATGCGATGGGGGCAGAAATACTTTCAGGGACTCACAAAAGCGCCTCTCGATTACTACAAAATGTTTTATGCTGACACGGCCCTGTACGGGAACACGCCCGCCCTCATGTGCGGCCATGCATTCTTTGGCGCAGATCATCTCCTTTTCGGCATTGACATGCCCCTCGGCGATATGGAATTCGGAAACAGAAATTACAGGCAGACAATAAATGCCATCGAAGAGATGAACATAACCGACGAGGACAAAACCAAAATATACGAAGAGAACGCGAGAAAGTTCTACCGCCTGCCGGTTTAA
- a CDS encoding trypsin-like peptidase domain-containing protein, translated as MDELLQTCYDILGLSKNASRQDIINASDTLSRRHEASGTTRGEPDSQGSWERLKKITWARDTLLDYLSVNEPDTSTGELSPAEIDAHGQARGTQSTRSRRQVMHSPTLESVVLCCSTPPAGIYLASTASERGRLHVALPLEGATRAPLIDKSATTSDTPPPNTGEATRAERTSMRSFLALAVVLLFLLGLIFFYGSGPSSRSPAKSSASPGKDNHMVASTGATDVSSAAGGLIAGGDTAQFLQEAKRAVVTLRYPGGLGSGFLVTPDGYIVTNGHVVLAARGTAQFSSGETTGVDLVKFDPEKDFALLRTAGYSNSPFLKLGDSAACREGDTVFAIGSPRGLESTVTKGIVSAKDRKLPQFGFRLIQTDAAISQGNSGGPLINAGGEVIGINTMTIDKRLAEGLNFAIAINEVKPLIAYGQRLSAAERAEEIAKLEARIAGQAQKRDMSLEDLEREDQRQYAEYQEKVENLKRRLEKMQKREVLVHCLLEAGKEAEELWNEQCRLSGQASGCKLPPRIANPLNISSVKAQTDCLDRNPQ; from the coding sequence GTGGACGAGCTGCTGCAGACATGTTACGACATTCTCGGACTATCGAAGAATGCGTCCAGACAAGACATTATCAACGCATCCGATACCCTCAGCAGGCGACATGAAGCAAGCGGGACCACGCGGGGCGAACCGGACAGTCAGGGGTCCTGGGAACGACTAAAGAAAATCACCTGGGCTCGAGACACGCTTCTCGACTACCTGTCCGTCAACGAACCGGATACTTCCACAGGAGAGCTCTCACCGGCAGAAATAGATGCCCACGGGCAAGCCCGTGGTACTCAGAGCACGCGATCGCGCAGACAGGTCATGCATTCACCCACGCTTGAAAGCGTTGTCCTCTGCTGCTCGACGCCGCCCGCAGGAATCTATCTAGCGAGCACGGCGAGCGAGAGGGGGAGGCTCCATGTGGCTTTGCCACTGGAGGGGGCGACGCGAGCCCCACTGATTGACAAATCAGCAACGACGAGTGATACACCGCCGCCAAACACGGGTGAAGCAACAAGAGCAGAAAGAACATCTATGCGCTCCTTTCTGGCTCTCGCAGTGGTCCTCCTTTTTCTCCTCGGGCTGATTTTCTTTTACGGTTCCGGCCCGAGTTCACGGTCACCCGCAAAATCGAGTGCCTCGCCCGGTAAGGATAACCATATGGTCGCTTCGACGGGAGCGACGGATGTGTCGTCAGCGGCAGGAGGACTCATAGCCGGCGGTGACACGGCGCAGTTCCTCCAGGAAGCCAAGAGGGCTGTGGTGACGCTCAGGTACCCAGGCGGTCTCGGCTCAGGATTTCTTGTGACGCCGGATGGCTACATCGTCACAAATGGCCACGTGGTTCTGGCAGCCAGAGGTACTGCCCAGTTCTCCTCCGGAGAGACGACGGGCGTCGACCTTGTAAAGTTTGATCCCGAGAAAGACTTTGCTCTTTTAAGAACTGCAGGCTATAGCAATTCTCCTTTTCTCAAATTGGGCGACAGCGCTGCCTGCCGTGAGGGTGACACCGTGTTTGCGATCGGCTCTCCCCGGGGACTGGAGTCTACTGTCACCAAAGGAATTGTGAGTGCAAAAGATCGAAAGCTTCCTCAGTTCGGTTTTAGGCTGATCCAGACGGACGCAGCGATAAGCCAGGGGAATAGCGGGGGTCCCTTAATCAATGCCGGAGGGGAGGTCATAGGCATTAACACTATGACGATCGACAAGCGGTTGGCTGAGGGCCTCAATTTCGCTATTGCTATCAACGAGGTAAAACCTCTGATTGCCTACGGTCAAAGGTTGAGCGCAGCCGAGCGGGCCGAGGAAATTGCTAAGCTCGAGGCAAGGATTGCAGGCCAGGCGCAAAAGAGAGACATGTCGCTCGAAGATCTGGAACGGGAAGACCAAAGGCAGTACGCCGAATACCAGGAAAAAGTGGAGAATCTGAAACGACGGCTCGAAAAAATGCAAAAGAGGGAAGTGTTGGTGCACTGCCTTCTGGAAGCAGGCAAGGAGGCTGAGGAATTATGGAATGAACAATGCCGGTTGTCCGGCCAGGCGTCCGGATGTAAACTTCCTCCGAGGATTGCCAATCCGCTCAATATCAGCTCCGTGAAAGCCCAGACGGATTGCCTCGACCGAAACCCCCAGTAG
- a CDS encoding response regulator — protein sequence MKRPIGGGNVGEYWQMKSGSRVIVVDDDETLRLLLQETLNEEGFEVLLAADGEEALKLYRESEGNVSVVVSDIVMPRMDGLTAALEMRKIDENVTFLFMSGCDSERIKAIGINIEDIPNSCFFPKPFGFEDMVSRIRMLG from the coding sequence TTGAAGCGGCCGATTGGCGGGGGCAACGTGGGGGAGTATTGGCAGATGAAGTCCGGGTCGAGAGTGATTGTTGTTGATGATGATGAGACGCTCCGACTGCTGCTACAAGAGACCCTGAATGAAGAGGGCTTCGAGGTTCTCCTGGCCGCAGACGGGGAGGAGGCTTTAAAACTCTACCGGGAAAGCGAAGGTAACGTTTCCGTTGTTGTCTCCGATATTGTAATGCCGAGGATGGATGGCCTGACCGCCGCCCTGGAAATGCGAAAGATAGATGAGAACGTGACGTTCTTGTTCATGAGCGGCTGTGACTCTGAGCGAATAAAGGCCATAGGCATCAACATAGAAGATATTCCTAACTCCTGCTTTTTCCCGAAGCCTTTCGGATTTGAGGATATGGTAAGCAGGATAAGGATGCTGGGGTGA
- a CDS encoding tripartite tricarboxylate transporter substrate binding protein, producing the protein MDLLRNRILLTAVFMAVMCGFSAAQEYPARPVNVTVVYAAGGTMDTTARALAGPAEKLLGQQLAVSNVGGAGGAVGLGLIARQKADGYHLGVCSHAGLIFVPHVQTVTYKLDDFVPIMHYGFSPNAIVVRSDSPWRTLKELVEYARQNPKKVTYGTGGTGSPMHLAMEFIGRQEGIQWTHVPYQGANPAMIALLGGHITAESGSTEWMPHVKDGKLRLLAAQGDKRMKAFPDVPTLRELGYDFTTGAYFMFIAPKGTPDAVVTKLDAALHKAMDEPKFIDLLGKLEIEVAYRNAADLKKYLEENNARLLKLFAENKIPRLQEKK; encoded by the coding sequence ATGGACTTGCTGAGAAATAGAATACTTCTGACTGCTGTTTTTATGGCCGTGATGTGCGGTTTTTCGGCTGCGCAGGAATATCCTGCGAGGCCTGTAAACGTGACCGTGGTTTATGCGGCGGGTGGCACCATGGACACCACTGCCCGCGCTCTCGCGGGACCTGCGGAGAAACTCCTCGGTCAGCAGCTTGCGGTTTCAAACGTGGGCGGCGCAGGCGGTGCAGTGGGACTCGGCCTCATCGCAAGACAAAAAGCCGATGGTTACCACCTGGGAGTGTGCAGCCACGCGGGGCTGATTTTCGTTCCCCACGTACAGACCGTGACCTACAAGCTTGATGACTTCGTCCCGATCATGCATTACGGGTTCTCTCCGAATGCGATCGTCGTCAGGTCAGACTCTCCCTGGCGCACTCTGAAAGAGCTGGTCGAGTACGCACGCCAAAACCCGAAGAAAGTGACCTACGGCACAGGTGGAACAGGTTCTCCCATGCATCTGGCAATGGAGTTTATAGGTCGCCAGGAAGGCATTCAGTGGACGCATGTGCCCTACCAGGGCGCAAACCCTGCAATGATAGCGCTCCTCGGAGGCCACATTACCGCTGAGTCAGGCAGCACCGAATGGATGCCCCACGTAAAGGATGGAAAGCTGCGCCTGCTCGCCGCCCAGGGAGACAAACGGATGAAGGCGTTTCCCGATGTGCCGACCTTGCGCGAGCTGGGCTACGATTTCACCACTGGTGCCTACTTCATGTTTATTGCTCCGAAAGGAACGCCTGACGCGGTAGTGACAAAACTGGATGCCGCGTTACACAAGGCCATGGATGAGCCGAAATTCATTGATCTGCTTGGAAAACTGGAAATTGAAGTCGCCTACAGAAACGCTGCAGATCTAAAAAAATACCTGGAAGAAAACAACGCAAGGCTTCTGAAGCTTTTCGCTGAGAACAAGATACCGCGTTTGCAGGAAAAGAAATAA
- a CDS encoding Xaa-Pro peptidase family protein, translated as MPFTETEKKRRQEALQKLLAEKELQALVLIGNMTVGHSYHGDFRWYTDNHIFFQRQVAVLFPGIDPILFNYSDFSKRASMERSMVKDVRVSTNFIADTVTLIKAQGAAKGKIGVNFEMLPTTWYRYLRTELPDAQLLDVHEDIMAIRFQHSDEEIEIYRKGAALADQGFQAALNMIRPGVTEYEIVAEIEYVSRRQGTDEHFTLIGSGQFSFNMERSLPLPVSPSERKIQAGESIVLEITPRYKGYWTQLVRMVNVGKPNEELRKMQTVARDAIRRGIEEIQPGRRVKDVALAMQAYIAKTEFVPRAPFGHVCGIDLVEERVSVDNESLFIPGYAAIVHPLVQTADGKNVIFWGETYLATREGYERLHTTGDDLITI; from the coding sequence ATGCCATTCACAGAGACTGAAAAAAAGCGCAGACAAGAGGCCCTTCAGAAACTTCTCGCTGAGAAAGAGCTGCAGGCACTGGTGCTCATCGGCAACATGACGGTCGGCCACAGCTATCACGGCGACTTCAGGTGGTATACCGATAATCACATATTCTTCCAGCGGCAGGTGGCAGTGCTCTTTCCTGGGATTGACCCGATACTTTTCAACTACTCAGATTTTTCGAAGCGAGCTTCAATGGAGCGGTCGATGGTGAAGGATGTGCGCGTGAGCACCAATTTCATCGCCGACACGGTGACTCTTATAAAAGCACAAGGCGCAGCAAAAGGGAAAATCGGAGTCAACTTTGAGATGCTGCCCACAACGTGGTATCGCTACCTTCGCACCGAGCTCCCGGATGCCCAGTTGCTGGATGTGCACGAGGATATCATGGCGATCCGCTTCCAGCACAGTGACGAAGAAATTGAGATTTACCGTAAAGGAGCGGCCCTGGCGGATCAAGGTTTCCAAGCCGCCCTTAACATGATACGGCCGGGAGTGACTGAGTACGAAATTGTGGCTGAGATAGAGTACGTTTCGCGCCGGCAGGGTACTGACGAACATTTCACGCTGATCGGCTCCGGGCAGTTTTCATTCAACATGGAGCGGTCACTGCCGCTTCCTGTCAGCCCTTCTGAAAGAAAAATTCAGGCCGGCGAAAGTATTGTTCTTGAGATCACTCCGCGTTACAAGGGCTACTGGACGCAGCTCGTTCGCATGGTCAACGTTGGGAAGCCCAACGAAGAATTGCGAAAGATGCAAACCGTGGCCAGGGACGCCATTCGGCGCGGCATCGAAGAGATACAACCCGGGAGAAGAGTGAAAGATGTGGCTCTCGCCATGCAGGCATACATCGCCAAAACGGAGTTCGTGCCCAGGGCGCCTTTCGGTCATGTCTGCGGTATCGACCTGGTAGAAGAAAGGGTCAGCGTGGACAACGAGAGTCTCTTCATCCCAGGCTATGCAGCGATTGTGCATCCCCTGGTGCAGACAGCGGACGGCAAAAATGTGATATTCTGGGGCGAGACCTATCTCGCCACAAGAGAAGGATACGAGCGGCTCCACACAACGGGCGACGATCTCATAACGATTTAA
- a CDS encoding NAD(P)-dependent oxidoreductase has translation MIMITGGMGFLGGSLAKLLCEQGERVLLTIHKQKELAPFLEQYRDKKLFVAPLDITDLDAVEKTIKDHSVKSIIHAASSYEAKGNLYDAMRVNVLGTINILEASARTGIGRISAISTEAVYQGIKQKEPLKEELLLSVESDRYVPGTKRAEENIALLYAAKAGLNVALIRASRIYGPLFAGVRSPMHRIAQSAVDGTPCELPNIDEAEGHDNIYVKDCARGVIMIHTADKLKHRIYNLGMGKLTTFGEIRDAVLKVAPGAKIILGKDLGEITATKSALDINACLDIGRIREELGFGPEYDIDKGMAAYVTWLKDKIYL, from the coding sequence ATGATCATGATTACAGGTGGTATGGGTTTTCTGGGCGGTTCGTTGGCGAAGCTTTTGTGTGAGCAGGGTGAGCGGGTACTCCTCACTATCCACAAGCAGAAAGAACTCGCCCCTTTTCTTGAACAATACCGGGACAAGAAGCTGTTCGTGGCCCCCCTCGATATCACAGACCTGGACGCAGTCGAGAAAACAATCAAAGATCATAGCGTCAAGAGCATTATTCATGCGGCCTCGTCGTACGAGGCAAAGGGAAATCTCTACGATGCAATGCGGGTCAACGTGCTCGGCACGATCAATATACTGGAAGCATCCGCCAGGACGGGTATCGGCAGGATCAGCGCGATCAGTACGGAAGCAGTCTACCAGGGCATAAAACAGAAAGAGCCATTGAAAGAAGAGTTGTTGCTCAGCGTAGAATCGGACCGCTACGTACCCGGGACCAAGAGGGCCGAAGAGAACATTGCCCTGCTCTATGCAGCAAAAGCGGGCCTCAATGTGGCCCTGATACGGGCCAGCAGAATCTACGGGCCTCTCTTCGCGGGCGTGAGGAGCCCGATGCACCGGATAGCCCAGTCTGCAGTGGACGGAACGCCGTGCGAACTGCCGAACATTGACGAGGCCGAGGGGCATGACAATATCTACGTCAAGGACTGCGCCCGCGGTGTCATCATGATACACACCGCGGATAAGTTGAAGCACCGCATCTACAATCTCGGCATGGGGAAACTGACCACTTTCGGAGAGATAAGGGACGCGGTCTTGAAAGTGGCACCTGGAGCAAAGATTATCCTGGGTAAAGATCTCGGAGAGATCACCGCAACTAAATCAGCCCTCGACATCAATGCATGCCTCGATATAGGCCGAATCCGGGAAGAGCTGGGTTTTGGACCTGAGTACGACATTGACAAAGGCATGGCTGCCTATGTCACATGGCTCAAGGATAAAATCTATCTGTGA
- a CDS encoding cyclase family protein, giving the protein MVINHDIIDLSRPIHTNMPVFPAITKTYLGIFTAHKDSVKPNGVSHQSNILVMGDHAGTHIDAPLHFNPAGTGIDQMPVDLLAGNAIMQDYSDRKPGESVTADDVKTRLERYRINPKDLTYILFRTDAAPHYGTEAYWSHYLEIRTDAVEWMLDEGILIFGVDASTVDHAGDRSTHMLMRKRPCYHIENLVNLDRLPQDRMFTFICAPLLMRDSSASPIRAFALVSRK; this is encoded by the coding sequence ATGGTTATAAACCACGATATCATTGATCTGTCCCGTCCGATCCACACCAATATGCCGGTCTTCCCGGCCATAACCAAAACATATCTCGGTATATTCACGGCGCACAAGGATTCGGTAAAGCCGAACGGCGTCTCCCACCAATCGAACATTCTGGTAATGGGTGATCACGCAGGCACGCACATCGACGCGCCGCTTCACTTCAACCCTGCAGGTACGGGAATCGACCAGATGCCCGTCGACCTTTTGGCCGGAAACGCTATCATGCAGGATTACTCGGATAGAAAGCCCGGCGAGTCAGTAACCGCGGATGACGTGAAGACAAGACTGGAACGTTATCGTATCAATCCCAAAGACCTTACCTACATTCTCTTCCGCACAGACGCAGCTCCCCACTACGGCACCGAAGCTTACTGGAGCCACTACCTCGAGATCCGAACTGATGCGGTAGAATGGATGCTCGATGAGGGCATTCTGATATTCGGCGTGGACGCTTCGACTGTAGATCACGCAGGCGATCGATCAACACACATGCTCATGAGGAAAAGGCCGTGCTACCATATAGAAAATCTGGTCAATCTCGACAGGCTTCCACAGGACCGGATGTTTACGTTCATCTGCGCGCCCTTGCTCATGAGAGATTCGAGTGCGTCACCCATCAGGGCGTTTGCGCTTGTTTCCCGAAAATAA
- a CDS encoding amidohydrolase family protein, producing the protein MIIDTYSHHISATNIEIIEKGRRARQAADKEGSKKFPCPVENADPEARLRILDKYGIDVQAVCLTMETLDGFDTDTAAEICTRANNDNYTLCKAHPDRFVNICAVSLLDMKRAMHELERCINELDCRAVTVATNQRGKGLDSVEYFPFYEKISKHDLPLFLHPCNWESYPLADESQWMFMSRFGWPFDSTLAVWRLIFGGVMDRYPALKIVMHHLGAMYPYFAGRIDSGMVALRKKLPRDFSEYWKNIYADDALSAGPPEAYACGYAFLGPDHVLYGTDYPFGPEAGERFVRANLEGLTSLKIPPADMNKILSGNAKKLLKIA; encoded by the coding sequence ATGATCATTGATACGTATTCTCATCATATCTCAGCGACCAATATCGAAATAATCGAAAAGGGGCGAAGGGCTCGCCAGGCAGCCGACAAGGAGGGCTCGAAGAAATTTCCATGCCCTGTGGAGAACGCGGACCCTGAGGCACGGCTCCGCATTCTGGACAAGTATGGTATCGACGTGCAGGCAGTCTGTCTCACGATGGAAACCCTGGACGGCTTCGATACGGACACAGCGGCCGAAATATGCACCCGAGCGAATAATGACAATTACACCTTGTGCAAGGCGCATCCCGACAGATTCGTCAATATCTGCGCGGTCTCGCTCCTTGACATGAAGAGGGCCATGCATGAACTCGAGCGGTGCATCAATGAATTGGACTGCCGCGCGGTCACGGTGGCCACAAATCAGCGTGGGAAAGGCCTCGATTCCGTTGAGTACTTTCCTTTTTACGAGAAAATCTCCAAACACGATCTCCCGCTCTTCCTGCATCCCTGCAACTGGGAATCGTATCCTCTTGCTGATGAGAGCCAGTGGATGTTCATGTCCCGTTTCGGATGGCCGTTCGATTCGACGCTGGCAGTCTGGAGACTCATTTTCGGAGGAGTCATGGACCGCTACCCTGCCCTCAAAATAGTGATGCATCACCTTGGAGCTATGTACCCTTATTTTGCCGGCAGGATTGATTCCGGTATGGTGGCCCTCAGGAAAAAGCTTCCGAGGGATTTCTCTGAATACTGGAAAAATATTTACGCAGACGACGCTCTCAGTGCCGGGCCTCCTGAGGCATATGCCTGCGGCTATGCTTTTCTGGGTCCGGATCACGTTTTGTACGGGACGGATTACCCGTTCGGCCCTGAAGCGGGCGAGCGGTTTGTGAGGGCTAACCTGGAGGGTCTCACATCTCTTAAGATCCCTCCTGCCGACATGAATAAGATACTCTCAGGAAATGCAAAGAAGCTTCTCAAGATAGCCTGA